GTGATCGACACCAATTTACATTGGAATATTCAATGACGTCGAACTAAGGTCAAGTCAACTCCTCGACTACATTATTGTTATTTCTGAACCGGAAGTGAGATAATCAGACCCGCAAAACGGGTAGCAGAACTGCGGCGGTTGGGCATGTGGCATTTGAGGCACTGGGAAGGCAGGCAGATCACTCCTGCATGGTGATAGGTTCCTTTTTCAACTTGTTCGAATTCTTTTTTACCAGAGGAAAGTACATCAGCTGCCCGTTTTTCAAACTCGGTTTTGGGTTCGTGATCAATATTCATTGCTTCGGCATTGACTGAAATCCAGCGAAACTGGATCTTCCGCTTACGTTGCATTTCCTCAAACACGTCATCCAATACGCTGGAAGGAATCGGTAGCTTTTCATCTTCACGGTAATATTTGCGATGTACAATCAAAAGTGTCGAATGCAGGGCTTCGTGCAAGAGCCGCGCCTGCTCTCGCGCCTCTTTTAAGGTCGTCAGTTTCTGCTCACCGTTTTGCTTGTGAGGTGAAGCAGTTTTCTCAACACAGATTTTTTCTTTTGTCGCTTTTTCAGCAGCAAATCCAACTATCGAAAAGCCCCCTGCAATCACCCCTACCAGTAGTAGAAATCGCAATGGACTGAAATTTAACTTCATGGATGCCTACTCTCCTGTTGATCTTTCAGACAATTTTGGATATTTTTATCCAATATAGAGATTATAAAAGTCCTTTGTCAAGAAAAACCTGTGAGGCCGTTTCAAGTTGAGTGGAGAAAGATTCAAATCGGAAAGTAAATGATAACGTTTCTCGACCATGTAAACCGCATCTACTACAGAAATTGTCTTTTAATAACAAACAGTTCCTAATCTGCTCTCGTTCATTCTCGATTTTGAAATAGCTACCATCGCTCTATGTTTATGTATATAATAGCTGTAATATAAAAACCATTTCTCGCGCTTATGTGTTATGTCTAAACCTCACGATATCAATTCTTTTCTCGAGTTATTAAGGAAGAGTAAGCTTCTCTCAGAGGATGAAGTTCGCGCTGCCATTGACGAATTGAGGCTGGAAAGCTTTGCTACTCCCAAAGAAGCAGCTCAAAAACTGGTGACCGAGAACGTATTGACCCGCTATCAAGGTGAGCGTCTGCTTTCAGGACGGACCCGTGGCTTTTTTATTCATAACTATAAAGTCTTGGAAATCCTCGGATTCGGGGGAATGGGTAGCCTGTATTTAGCTGAAGATGTGGAAACGTCAGTGCCAGTCGCATTGAAAGTGCTGAATGAAAAATGTCGCAACGATACGGGAATGCTCACTCGGCTGAAACTCGAAGCCACTGCCGGTAAACGTTTACAACATCCGCATGTGGTACATACAATTGATTTTGATGATACGGGCGCCATCTGTTACATCGCGATGGAGTTTATCAAAGGAATCAGCTTGCTTGAGTTGGTTTTACTCAAACAGAGATCGCTGCCAACTCCGCAGGTTTGTGATGTCATCTATCAAGCGGCATTGGGCCTTGAAAACGCTCATCAGGCAGGGATTGTGCATCGCGATCTGAAACCGGAAAATTTGATTATCGACGCGGAAGGATTCGTAAAAGTTCTGGATTTTGGTCTGGCTCTTCTGAAGGATAACCCCGAGGCAGAGTTCTCGCTGGCGATGATCTTTGGACATGGCTGCGTAGGCACACCCGATTATATCGCGCCCGAACAATCCAGAGACGGGCAGTCTGTAGATGCCCGCGCTGATGTCTACGGTCTTGGCAGTACGATGTATTTTCTGCTGACTGGAAAACTTCCGTTCCCTAAAGGAACCGCTTCTCAGAAGATTCAAGGACATCGTGAGCAATCACCGAGGTCAATTGCTGAAATCGCACCGAAAGTTCCAAAGGAAGTTGTCGCGATTGTAGAAAAAATGATGGCGAAAAAGCCAGATGACCGTTTTCAATCGATGGCTGAATTAGCTGCCGCATTAAAACCATTTGCCAAACGAAAACCAGTCGAGTTTCGGTTTAACAAAGTTGTCTCACAGCGCGTGCGTGAAGCGAAAGCGCGAAATGCAATCGCTCAGTCGAGTATTGCCAGTCCCCAACTTTCCTCGCAAATTGCAACAGCCAGTCGTGTTGCTGAACAGGCACACGAAAAAACGGTGGGGCTCGAACGCATGAGGGGTGGCGATTCAGAATTCTCGAAGAGTGGACTGCTACGTCAAGCGATGCCGATCACATCCACAGACTTGATGGCGCAACAAACCACTGCAGCTATGAATGATCAGATTGATACAGCAGAACTCGTTTCCCTCGATGACCAACAGCGCTTCACCCTTGCCCAGAAACGGCTCGTGCTAGGACGGAATGCGAACTGTGACATTCACCTGGATCGTCCCGGCGTTTCGGGGGAACATTGTGAATTCCGCTTTGAGAACAGTAATTGGGTTGTGACGGACTTAAACAGCAAAAACGGGATTGAAGTCGGAGGCTCTCGGGTTCAGGAACAAATCCTATTTCCCGGTGATACGCTCACGATTGCTGCTACATACTACTTCGAATTCGCGGATCCCAATCAAAGTCCCTCCAATGGCAAACACAAAAACATGCTCATCGCTGCTTCTGTCCTGGCAGGTGTTTGCCTGATTGGTGGGATCGGCTATTGGCTGCTGTCGAAGTAATTTCCCTGGAAAGTATTGAATCGATGCCGAGAAATTTATTTCGATGTTAAACTAGCCGCTATCTGTTTTGCCACCTGCTTACCTAACATATCGTATCCTTTGCTGTTAAAATGGACGTCCTTGGGATTCTGCGTCTCAGATAAATGAGGAGTGATAAAGGTAAACAAATCGTCAATCTCAACACCCTGTTTTTTCATCACACGCGCTGCGATCGCGTTCTTTTCTTCGAGTGCAATTTTCATCGCTGGCCCCTCTTTCCAATCAGCGGGAATCGGTGTACTGCTGGCCCAGATCAATTTGGCTCCTGTTTTCTGTAAACGTTCTACAATTGTTTCCAGACGTGATTCATAATCAGCCGGTGGTGTGCGTCGATCGTGAATACCGAAGTTGAAGTGAATCACATCCCAATTCCCCTTGCCAAGCCAGACATCGAGTTTTTTCAAGCCTGTTGCCGTCGGTCCACAATTGGCCGGTGCGCGATGCACGTTTGCTTTGCCTGCAAGTGCTTTTCGTGCGGCCAACGTGTAACCTCGTGAAACAGAATCGCCAATCAATAAGATACAAGGGAGCTGGGGATCATCGGCAACATAATCCCAAGCGGTCACTCTTCCCGCTAGTTTTTGTTTTTTATAAATTGGCAGATAAAAGGAACCCAGATTCTCTTCCAGTACCGTTTCCCAGGCTTGCTGCTCAGGTGATAAAGTGATTTTCCAAGACGCAAATTTTTTGTTCAATTCGGCAGTTTGTTTTGCTTTTTTCGTAGCCGCTTCCCTGGCATTTGTCGGTTCTGATTTCTTGTCATTACCCCAAATTGGAGTTACGATGCAGCTAGTGCATATGCAAAACAAAAGATATAACCGCAAATGCTGAATTTGTGTGGACATGAAGTGTTTCCTGAATTCAATCTTTATCATTAACAAGACGATTAATTACTCTTCATTTCAGAATACCGCGAGTGTCCAGTCGTAACAATCTCGGCTGCAAAATTCTTTTCAAACCGGTTCTATCAAGAATCGTGTCAACGGAATATTAATCAATAAAAGTCTGCTTCATCTTAATTGAGGATCTTATCGTGTCGCACAATTTTCGCTCGAAACTAAAACAAGGTGAACTACTGATATCACCAATGGTCACGCTATCTTGTCCAGAAACTGCAGAGATCCTGTCTGAAGCAGGCTATGACTGGTTATTTTTCGATGCTGAACATAGTACGTATGCCGCATCTGATTTGCAGACAATCATAGGACGTGTGGCACATACCTTACCCTGTCTCGTCAGGCTCGCTGCACCAGATGAAGTGCTCATCAAAAAAGCCCTGGATCTCGGTGCAGCCGGGATCATTGCCCCTCAAGTGAATACTCCTGAATTAGCGGAAAAAATAGTTTCATACGCAAAGTACTCTCCTCAGGGAACTAGGGGTGTCGGACTGGGTCGTGCACACGGTTATGGCTTTGCTTTCGATGACTATCTCAGTTCTGCTAATGACAATACAACTGTGGTTGTGCAGGCCGAACATATTGACGCAGTGAATAACATCGAACAGATTGTAAATGTTTCTGGAGTCGACGCCGTTTTGATCGGTCCTTACGATCTCTCTGCCAGCCTCAAAAAAATCGGCGAGATCGATCACCCGGATGTGGTGAATGCCATTCAGCATGTGACCGAAGTTTGCCAAAAACAAAACATGCCACTGGGGATTTTTGGAGTCACCGTAGATGCCATAAAGCCCTATATTGAAAAAGGGTTCACACTGATCACAGTCGGCGTTGATACAGTCATGTTAGGACAGGCAGCGCGAAAAATGCTGGGACAATTAAAGTAAATCGGAATGAATCATGATTAAGACACGCGATGCGAGTACAGCAGATCTTCCAGCGATCGTCGATATTTATAATCAATCGATTCCCGCCGGTACAGCAACGGCGGATACAAAACCCATCGAGGTCGCTGACCGCGTACAATGGTTTGAGCAATTCTCACCCCAAAAACGTCCGATCTGGGTCGCTGAGAATGAAGCAAGCCAAATCGTGGGCTGTATTTATCTGACTTCTTTTTATGCCGGTCGTCCCGCGTATGACAAAACAGCAGAAGTCAGTCTTTATCTCGCCAACTCACACCAGAAACAGGGACTTGGTTCGTTTCTGTTACAAAAGATGATTGATGCCTGCCCTGACCTGGGAATCACAACACTGGTTGGCATGCATTTCGACCATAACGAAGGTACCAAGCACTTAAACAAAAAGTTCGGTTTTGAAGTTTGTGGCCACCTGCCCGAAATCGCTGAAGTCCACGGACAGAAACGCGGGCTATTGATTTCACTTCTGCGAATTCCACAAGTGGAATAAAAGTGGGAATTTACTCGCTCTCCTCTTTATTGGAATCACCTGGCTTGATTTCTATTTGGTCTTCACTTTTTGCTTTGGTTGTGACCAGTGGGTACGCTTTAAATGCGTCTGCTGCAAGTTCGAAGGCGCGGCCTGCTGCAGTAAGCACGAAACCACCATTCGTTGCGGAATCCTTCTCATAGGCAAGCAGATATTTATCATTTTCCTGACCGGAGTTTGTTAAATATGCATCCCAGATCACAACGAGCTGCCCCTTTCGAACCATTTCCTGTATTGATGGCGGAATCTCAACAACAGAAACGGAATCAGGAGGAACAATGCTTGTTTGCTTGGGTGGTGGCGGTGGATTGTTCATGAAATCGATTAATGCATCGAGGTTTGGTGGAGATTGTTCACGCACTCGGTGAAATTCATGATAAGCCAGACCCAATATTTGTAACTCGCCTTTGAGAGCACTTTCGTTCTGATCTGGCTGACGAGTTTGCTCTAAATAAACTCCTATGCATACAACAATCAGTAACACAATTACCAGTGCTCTGACCGTTAACGGCGTTCGACTTGAATTTGTTACTGGATCTGATTGAGGAGGAGTTTCTTCTATTTCTTCATGTTCCTTCGAATTCATCATGACCCTCAAAAACTTAATCACAGAATACAGCAGTTAAAGAATAACATTGTTATCAAACATAAATAAAACGACTCAATTTACTCTACTCAGAAATCTGTCTGAATACAAGAATAGGAAAATAAAGCTTGAGTACATCTAGCGCAAACTAACGGGAGCGTTGATTTTGCCAAAGATTCCAGTAAGTTCGCATACGACGGGCAAATGCCTTTGGCTTTTCTGCATAGACACGGTCTGCGATTTCGAAAGCCGCGGATTGCAGTTCTTCTCGCTGCTGTTTGATCATTTTTAGAAGCAGATCGATATCAGTAGAAGTTTCAAGTACTCTTTCTTCATTTTGTACAAGTTGAGTCATGACTGCTAAATCATGGTCGTCTCCCAACAGATCGTTTAATCGATCCAACTCAACGATACGAGCTGAAATCACCGGTTGCCAGAAATCGACTATGAGCCTCATATGATAAAGATGATTTTTGCTTGCCTTGCGACAATCGTGTAACAGTTCATCATTCGGATGGCGATGGATTTTTTTTAAAGCTTTCGCGCCTTGTTGGTATGTTTGTTTCAAACCATGTGAGATGATTTTCTCCACCGCTCCTTCGATCTTCCAGTTTCCAACTGAGTCTCGAGCTTCTTCAAGTTGCTCCGACAGTTTTTCTAACTCTCGATCCAGATCAATCCATTCTTCAACAATATTTTGCCTGCGGATTAGCAACTTCCTTTCGAACTCAGAGAACAACGCTTCATGTCCAGAATCACTAAAACGCTTACTTAGTTTTTTAAGCGATTCTAACATTGATTCCGCATCTCTCACACGAGACAGTCTGCGGCCAGCAGCACTATACCAGATATTGAGGCGGGAAAAGTCATCACCTAATCCTGAACAAACAAGGCGAATCAACCCACGCAGTTTCTTAAACTGTTTTCGAACCTCATGAATGGCTTGATGTCGGTCCCGTTTGGGGTTCTGTAACTCACAAATGGCCTGGCTTAGTTGCTCTTGTGCAATCCGTTGAACTCCACTCGCCAGAGATTCCTCTTGCTTGAATTGGTATCCCATTACAAAATCCGCATTTTAAAATTATTAGGACAGAATCAATAGAAAAAATCTCATGAATGCGTTGTTGATTCTACCCAGTGCATCACGCACACAATGAGTACGCCCGAGATGGCAAACCCACTAATGACAGGGATCACGGTACCATTATAACTGTGTCCGATGAGTATACCGCAGGGTACGGAAATTAAAGTTGAGATTGCTCCTGTCACAGCGGCTCCCATTCCGGCAATATGCCCAAGAGGTTCCATAGCCATTGCATTTAAATTTCCATACATAATACCAAAGCAAAACAGAATTATCATCATGTAGAGCATAAGTGACCATAGCGGAGGATGCCCTGCCATAGAAATGACATATAGAAAAAAGACCAGAGAGATTGTCGTGGAAAAACGCTTAGACCAACGCGACAGGTTCTGCATCCCAAAACGCATGACAAGTCTTCCATTTAGAAAGGAGGCACTGCCGATGCAGAGAGCTAGAATCGCAAAATAAAGTGGAAACATCGTCCCTAATTGATATTGCTTTTGAAAAATCAGTTGAGCCGAACTCAAATACCCCAGAAACGCACTGGAAATCAAACCCAGCGAGATCGTATATCCCAAAGAAACTCGATGAGAACAGACTTCAAAAATTCCTTGTTTGATTCGCGCAAAGGTAAATGGGATCTGACGATCGACTGCCAGGGTCTCTGGCAACCTTGATGCGAACCAGATCAATGTCAGAATTCCACAAGATAACAATGCAGCAAAGATAGCCCGCCAGTGTGCCACGAATAAAATCCCTTGTCCCAAAGCCGGTGCAATCGCAGGCACAAAAATAAAAATCGTCATCACAAACGAGAGCACCCGGGCCATTGCCGGGCCTTCATATTGGTCGCGGACAATTGCCACAATCACACATCTTGGTGCTGCCAGCCCCAGCCCCTGTAGAAACCGTCCACTGAGCATGACTATGAGGTCTGTTGAAAATAGAGAGCACAAACATCCTGTCAGAAACAGACTGAAGCCCAAATAAATTGCTGGCTTTCGACCCGTTGTATCCGACGAAGGCCCATAAATTCCCTGCCCAAAAGCCAATCCCAAAAACAAAATTGTGACAATCAACTGACTATCATTGACTTCTTTTGCACCCAGGTCCTGACCAATTTCGGTTAATGCAGGCAGCATCGCATCAATTGACAAAGCCACCAACGACTGCATCAGTGCCATCATTGCCACAAATTCGCCAAATGGTAATGCCGCTGTTTTAAGTTTGTCGTTCAAGGAAAATGATTTTCTGAAAAAGTCTCATCCATGTCAAAACACATGCACGGCGCATGCTGTTGAATCATACAGGCTCTCTCTAAAAACTAAAGACACTCAAGTTCTTTAAAGGTTCCTCTTGCTCAATTAATGACGAAACCTTATCTTTCGCGTTGAGAAGCTGTTCTATCATCAACCACAAATTAAAGAGAGATCAAATGCAAAGTGCAGAAGGTTGGCGTTCCATATTGGAGAATTGGCCGGAAAGTATCCCCAAACAGGGAATCGTTGTGACTACGTTCCAAGAATCGATTCCTTTTCAGAATTTTTTACTTTCAAGTGGAATTGTGTTATTTGAACGCGATAAGCCAGACTCTCTCGGCGCACGAAAAGTCATGCTTTCATACGAAGCGATCAGCGCTATCAAGCTCGCGGACACATTGGAACTAGCACGCTATCAGGTTATGGGCTTTCAACCTGCCATGTAATTCACTGGCAGTCGGGCTAAGTGACTGACATCCATCGAGAAAGTACGATCGTAGGAATCAGCAATGCAGCCGTGAGAATTGCGTACTGTGGATTGGCAGTCCAGACAAAAACAATGATTGCGTTCAACATCACGTAAGAATAGAGCATCGTCTTGACAGCGATTTGAACATTTTGAGGAACTGGACTCAATATTGCTTGTATCAGACGACGATTGATTGTCAACACAACCACTCCCACCGCTGTCAGTAGCATTGTCAAATTAAGTTCACGTGGCCAGGGATAAGTTGCAATCATCCACACCAGTGCTGCCAGCCCCGAATTAATAACCAGTGTACCACCGAGCAAGTGCCCGCGATGACTGTTTTTTGCTTCCATTCTTGCAAACCAGGTAAGGCCGACAACGTATAATCCTAAAATGGCGGCGATTCGCAATTGAGGTTTGACCCAGAGATTAATCTCTCGCGCAACAGCACTGGCGCCTAACATGACATTTAGAAATCGACAAAGTCCCATCACGAGTGGACCGAGGATTGTTCGTTTCAATATGCTATCGTAGCCCAGAATGGCGACAACCAACAGGCTGGCAACAATCAGGCTCTGTTTCCCTACCGTCTGTGCAGCTCCGACCCCCGCCAACATCAGCAACCCTCCCAGAACTGCCGCATGCTGTGTCGAAATCCGTCCAGAAGGAATAGGGCGTGAAGGTCTTTCTTCTGTATCGACTTTGCGATCGAACACATCGTTGAAGACCATACCTGACAGATACAAGCTGGCTGAAGCGACAACCAACAAGGCAAATTGAATGGGAAGCTCAAATGAGTTATGTGTCAGTAGGTAGCCAAGAAGAATATCGGACATCGCTGTAAATACAGCGGGTAGCCGCATCAGTTGAAAATACGTAAGCCACTTTTTCATGATGATTGAGATTCTTCGGAAACTTTGTTAGCCCATTCCTCAAGTTGCTGGTATTGACGTTCGAATTCTGGTGTGGTTGCCTGCATGGGGCTTTTAAAGAACGAACTTAAATGTGACATGACCCCAGATCGATCTCCGCGACGCCATTCACGCTCAGTAAACCGTACTAAATCGAGCACTAAAGGCGCTGCGAGAATTGAATCTGTTCCTTGCCAGGTAAATTGCAGCGACATTTTAGTATCCAGGAATCCTTGAAAGTGAATATGATCCCAGGCAGTTTTCCAGTCTCCCATGGATTCGATATATTCAATCGACACCAGTGTCTGTGGTTTATAACCAAGAATTTCTGTCAATAGATGATCTTTGGAGTGAACTTTGTTTGATTTATTGACTGGATCATCAAGGACTTTGCCATCCAGATTTCCGAAAATATTGTGCCCCACCCAACTCATCACGTTCAAATTACGGTGTGCAAACATCGGCGCGAGAACACTTTTCATCAATGTTTCTCCCGTCTTTCCATCGCGTCCCGCATGCAACACATTCTTCTCTTCAGCCAATTCAACCAAAGCTGGCAAGTCGGTGCCTGCTGAAGGTGTGAAGTTGATATGTGAACAGCCAGCATGCATCGCAGCGATGGCATAAAGCGTGCTGGCGGGAACCGGAGACGTTTCTGCCGACGCCAGTGCTTGTTTTAATTCATCCAGACTGAGTGTCTTTGCAGACTCCTCGACGGGAGGTTCTGTCGAAGCCAGATTGACAACAATGACATGTGCCAGATCGTGCTTTTGCTGGAATTCAGAAATATCAGCTGACAAACGTGAAATCGTGTCTTGCAAAGTTTCCTGATCGTACTGTTTCACCGAATTACCGGCCAGGGATCTAATCGTATCCCCGACATGGATGAGTGTTCCTGGTTTTACATTTTGATCGAATGCCTTCAATTCTGATTCGACTGACTGCAATAAAGCAGGATGAAATACACCGGATGTTTCGCTGAAATGTTTGGCAGCGTCAACAAAAGATGTGTCACGAATTTCATGACCGCCAATGACAAACTGATCCCATTTTGCCAAATTCAACTTCTCAAAAAAAGGGTTTTCTGAGACGAGCCCACTCGCACCTGTTGTACCTTTCTGAAGTGCTGATAAACCAACGGCGGCGGTTGTTGAGACACCACCCCATGCTCCAATGATCCAAATCCCGATACGCTGTTTCGTCATGATGTTGCCTGAAAACTGATAATACTAGATTCAATTGTTATCACTGATGATATAGAGGTAGGTGGGAGCAGACAGATATAAAACTGCTCAACTTTGAGTTGGTCAGAGTGCATTGCTGCTTTCACTTGATGATTATTTCTGTGAGGAAAACTGACTAATCTCGTTCTCATACAACGAAATCAACCATATTTATCATTTTAGTTTCATCTCGACTCGTCACAATCTAAGAATAGTGATTCGGCCGAAAAAATTCCTTCGATAGTATCTGGTAAATTTACTAACTAGTTTCCAGAGTCTTGTCGATCCAGCCCATCAAAGCCTCTTTAAAAGATTCAATGGTTGATAAAGCCTCGCTTTTTGTTTTTGCGAGCTGATCAGGATCCGACACCTCTACCTGTGCAAAATAATAGAATTTAATCTTAGGCTCCGTACCCGAAGGGCGCACACCCAGTTGTACAGTTAGAGGCAATCCTTCGCCTTTCGCTTCAAACATCAGAACATTTCCCTCTGGTTTAGAAAAGGTCTCAGAGGGGGTATTTTCCGGCAATGAGCGAATTTCAAGGTTTTGATAGTCTCTTACACGAGTAAATGTAAGATTTCCCAGTTTTTGCGGAGGAGTCTGCCGAAATGCTTTCATCAATTCTTTGATTTGTTGATTTCCCTCTGATCCTTTACATGTCTTCGAAACCTGTCCTTCCAGATGGTATCCATGTTCAATATACAGCTCATCCAGGCGGTCAAATAAAGTCTTTGACTTGCTTTTCAATTCTGCCAGCAGCTCGCAAACCCAAAGTGCCGCGATCGCTGCATCTTTGTCCCTGCAATACTCCCCAGCCAGATATCCCAGAGACTCTTCCGTACCAAAGACGAATCCCTCTGGACCTTCTTCATCCATCGTTTGGGCAATGTACTTAAATCCAACCAGCAGGTTATTGATGATACGAACATTTGCTTTTCGTGTAATGGCCGCAATTAAGGGGGTCGTGACGATTGTTTCTACGACAAAATGCTCAGGTGTGAGTGTTTGTTTTTCCTGACGCTTTCGGAGAATATAATCGGCCAGTAAAGCACCGATTTGATTTCCCGTCAGATGAATGAATTCCCCAGCATTATTTTTAGCACATACTCCCAACCGATCGGCATCGGGGTCACTGGCTAGAATGATTTCTGAATCGATTTGTCCGGCTAGTTCGATCGCCGGTTGATAGACCTCAGTCCGTTCCGGGTTAGGCAATTGGTCGGGAACATTGGGAAAATTGCCGTTTTGCTCGCACTGGGACTCAAAGCGCGTAATTTTTTCAAAGCCTGCCTGTTGTAACACCTGAAATACAGACGTTTCCCCCACTCCATGCAGCGGAGTAAATAGCCCTTGAAGGTCTCTCGAAGTCGAGTGACTGTGTGAAATCACGGCGTTTCGATATTCGCTGGCAACATCTTCATCAATAATCTTGATTAAACCTTGCTCCACGGCTTGATCGAAGTCAATGATCGGGATTTTGGTCGCTTGATACACTTCATCAATAATACCTTGATCGTGTGGGGGTAGAACTTGTGCTCCTGTTGACCAGTAAGCTTTAAATCCATTATCAGAAGGGGGATTATGCGATGCGGTAATCATCGCCCCGACATCACAGCTGAGGTGTCTGACCGCAAACGAAAGCTCTGGTGTAGAACGAGGTGTTTTGAAAAAGTGAACTGTCAAACCATGGGCTGCGATCACACTCGCAGCGATTCGAGCAAATCGTTCTGAGTTGATACGAGAATCATGAGCAATGGCTGCGTTACCCGTATCGGAACCCGAATAATTCTTGAAGTAAGCCGCCAACCCGTGAGCCGATTCAGCGATGGTTCTTTCGTTTATCGTGGCTGAGCCCAGATCGCTCATCAATCCACGTCGGCCTCCGGTCCCAAACGGAATCACTTCCCAAAAGTAAGTATCCAAAGTACCAAAGTCTTCTGCTTCAATCAGCCTGAGAAGGGATGGCAAATAAGAAGCATACTGAGGTTCAGTAAGCCAGCGTTGTAAGTTTGTAAAAGCAGACTCAGAAAGCTGTTTTTCGGCAACAGCAGCATGAGTCGTTTTGAT
The Gimesia aquarii DNA segment above includes these coding regions:
- a CDS encoding phospho-sugar mutase; this translates as MNQPSPTIDVQEAIKTTHAAVAEKQLSESAFTNLQRWLTEPQYASYLPSLLRLIEAEDFGTLDTYFWEVIPFGTGGRRGLMSDLGSATINERTIAESAHGLAAYFKNYSGSDTGNAAIAHDSRINSERFARIAASVIAAHGLTVHFFKTPRSTPELSFAVRHLSCDVGAMITASHNPPSDNGFKAYWSTGAQVLPPHDQGIIDEVYQATKIPIIDFDQAVEQGLIKIIDEDVASEYRNAVISHSHSTSRDLQGLFTPLHGVGETSVFQVLQQAGFEKITRFESQCEQNGNFPNVPDQLPNPERTEVYQPAIELAGQIDSEIILASDPDADRLGVCAKNNAGEFIHLTGNQIGALLADYILRKRQEKQTLTPEHFVVETIVTTPLIAAITRKANVRIINNLLVGFKYIAQTMDEEGPEGFVFGTEESLGYLAGEYCRDKDAAIAALWVCELLAELKSKSKTLFDRLDELYIEHGYHLEGQVSKTCKGSEGNQQIKELMKAFRQTPPQKLGNLTFTRVRDYQNLEIRSLPENTPSETFSKPEGNVLMFEAKGEGLPLTVQLGVRPSGTEPKIKFYYFAQVEVSDPDQLAKTKSEALSTIESFKEALMGWIDKTLETS